From Salvia splendens isolate huo1 chromosome 16, SspV2, whole genome shotgun sequence, a single genomic window includes:
- the LOC121771906 gene encoding uncharacterized protein LOC121771906 translates to MDSDDEQFQQAVDLEFQNLVAAVQREAEEAEEAAEAAVAVGRPFHHRRFFDHDHVGADRRLMEDYFNDNARYPPEVFRRRFRMSKNLFVHIATCLAQRFRCFNLRYDATGRPGLPTFQKCTMAIRQLAYARPADMFDEYL, encoded by the coding sequence atggattccgacgatgaacaatTCCAACAAGCGGTAGATCTAGAGTTCCAAAACCTTGTTGCGGCGGTGCAACGTGAAGCGGAAGAGGCAGAAGAGGCGGCTGAGGCGGCGGTGGCAGTTGGCCGGCCATTCCATCATCGGCGATTTTTCGATCATGATCATGTCGGGGCAGACCGCAGGTTGATGGAGGACTACTTCAACGACAACGCCCGTTATCCGCCAGAAGTTTTccgtcggcgattcagaatgtcgaaAAATCTCTTCGTCCATATAGCGACGTGTTTGGCGCAGCGGTTCAGGTGCTTCAACTTGCGATATGATGCCACCGGCCGACCCGGCTTGCCGACTTTCCAGAAGTGTACGATGGCAATTAGACAGCTTGCCTATGCCCGgcccgctgacatgttcgatgaatacctataG
- the LOC121771033 gene encoding histidine-containing phosphotransfer protein 4-like, protein MQRQLANMKQTLFDQGYLDEQFIQLEELQDDANPNFVEEVVTLYYRDSARLIQNIEQALEKSPLDFSKLECLMHQFKGSSSSIGAKRVKSECTQFKEHCRVGNADGCKRTFQQLKKEYATLRKKVEVYFQFARQIGPVEKACRSK, encoded by the exons ATGCAGAGACAGCTAGCTAACATGAAGCAAACCCTTTTTGATCAG GGATATCTAGATGAACAATTTATTCAGCTTGAAGAGCTACAAGATGATGCCAATCCGAATTTCGTCGAAGAAGTTGTGACGTTGTACTACCGCGATTCGGCTCGACTTATCCAAAATATAGAGCAAGCCTT GGAGAAGAGTCCTCTGGATTTTTCGAAGCTGGAGTGCTTGATGCATCAGTTTAAGGGCAGCAGTTCAAG CATTGGAGCTAAAAGGGTGAAAAGTGAGTGTACACAGTTTAAAGAGCACTGCAGAGTTGGAAATGCTGATGG TTGCAAGAGAACTTTCCAGCAATTGAAAAAGGAATATGCCACTCTGAGAAAGAAAGTAGAAGTCTATTTTCAG TTTGCGAGACAAATTGGGCCTGTTGAGAAAGCTTGTCGCTCAAAGTAA